A window of Vigna unguiculata cultivar IT97K-499-35 chromosome 4, ASM411807v1, whole genome shotgun sequence contains these coding sequences:
- the LOC114181623 gene encoding abietadienol/abietadienal oxidase isoform X1, translated as MEKMRENISESGLVLISVILVTAIFAKIILFKLEKEDKRKCRLPPGRRGWPLIGDSINWYNAVASSHPPQFVEEMVKRYGKIFSCSLFGKWAVVSADPSFNRFVMQNEGRLFISSYPKSFRDLVGKNGVITVQGEQQRKLHGIASNMMRLEKLKFHFMNDIQKVMLQTLGNFSNNQVILLQDVCRKVAIHLMVNQLLGVSSESQVNEMAQLFSDFVDGCLSIPINIPGYAYHTAMKARENIISKINKIIEEHRQKGAPMEGNGVLGRLLEEESLPDDAVADFIINLLFAGNETTTKTMLFAVYFLTQCPRAMKQLLDEHGSLRSDSGDELLTWQDYKAMPFTQCVIDETLRLGGIAIWLMREAKEDVQYQDFVIPKGCFVVPFLSAVHLDEKVYSGALDFNPWRWMEQENEEKRNWRSSSFYAPFGGGARFCPGAELARLQIALFLHYFVTTYRWTQMKEDRMSFFPSARLVNGFEICLTRRQNETD; from the exons ATGGAGAAAATGAGAGAGAATATTTCAGAATCTGGGCTAGTTTTGATCTCAGTGATATTGGTCACAGCCATATTTGCAAAAATAATTCTATTCAAGTTAGAGAAGGAGGATAAAAGAAAATGCAGATTACCAccaggaagaagaggatggccTTTGATTGGAGACAGCATCAATTGGTACAATGCTGTTGCAAGTTCTCATCCTCCTCAGTTTGTTGAAGAAATGGTGAAGAG GTATGGAAAGATATTTTCTTGCAGCCTATTTGGCAAATGGGCAGTGGTGTCAGCAGATCCAAGCTTCAACCGCTTTGTAATGCAAAATGAAGGAAGATTATTCATTTCAAGCTACCCAAAATCTTTCAGAGATTTGGTTGGAAAAAATGGTGTGATCACAGTGCAAGGAGAGCAACAAAGGAAGCTACATGGAATTGCCTCCAATATGATGCGTCTGGAGAAGCTTAAGTTCCACTTCATGAATGATATCCAAAAGGTCATGCTCCAAACTTTGGGAAATTTTAGCAACAACCAAGTCATTCTTCTCCAAGATGTTTGTAGGAAA GTGGCTATACATTTAATGGTTAATCAACTCTTGGGGGTTTCAAGTGAGTCTCAAGTCAATGAAATGGCTCAGttgttttctgattttgttgaTGGTTGTTTATCCATTCCTATCAACATCCCTGGCTATGCATACCACACTGCTATGAAG GCAAGGGAGAATATCATAAGCAAGATAAACAAGATCATTGAGGAACACAGACAAAAGGGTGCTCCCATGGAAGGCAATGGTGTACTTGGAAGATTGCTAGAGGAAGAAAGCTTGCCAGATGATGCTGTTGCAGACTTCATTATCAATCTTCTCTTTGCAGGAAATGAAACAACAACCAAAACAATGCTCTTTGCAGTCTACTTCCTTACTCAATGTCCTAGAGCCATGAAGCAGTTGCTG GATGAACATGGTTCACTGAGGAGTGATTCTGGAGATGAATTGCTCACATGGCAGGACTATAAAGCAATGCCATTCACTCAATGT GTCATTGATGAAACACTGAGACTTGGGGGCATTGCAATTTGGTTAATGAGAGAAGCAAAAGAAGATGTTCAATACCAAG ATTTTGTTATTCCCAAAGGGTGCTTTGTGGTTCCATTTCTTTCAGCCGTCCATTTAGATGAGAAAGTATACAGTGGAGCTCTAGACTTCAATCCTTGGAGATGGATGGAACAAGAAAATGAG GAAAAGAGAAACTGGAGAAGTAGTTCATTCTACGCACCATTTGGAGGAGGTGCCAGATTCTGTCCAGGAGCAGAGCTTGCACGCCTTCAAAttgctctttttcttcattACTTTGTTACTACATACAG ATGGACACAGATGAAGGAAGATAGAATGTCCTTCTTTCCCTCTGCTCGTTTGGTGAATGGTTTTGAAATCTGTCTAACAAGAAGACAGAATGAGACAGATTAA
- the LOC114181623 gene encoding abietadienol/abietadienal oxidase isoform X2: MVKRYGKIFSCSLFGKWAVVSADPSFNRFVMQNEGRLFISSYPKSFRDLVGKNGVITVQGEQQRKLHGIASNMMRLEKLKFHFMNDIQKVMLQTLGNFSNNQVILLQDVCRKVAIHLMVNQLLGVSSESQVNEMAQLFSDFVDGCLSIPINIPGYAYHTAMKARENIISKINKIIEEHRQKGAPMEGNGVLGRLLEEESLPDDAVADFIINLLFAGNETTTKTMLFAVYFLTQCPRAMKQLLDEHGSLRSDSGDELLTWQDYKAMPFTQCVIDETLRLGGIAIWLMREAKEDVQYQDFVIPKGCFVVPFLSAVHLDEKVYSGALDFNPWRWMEQENEEKRNWRSSSFYAPFGGGARFCPGAELARLQIALFLHYFVTTYRWTQMKEDRMSFFPSARLVNGFEICLTRRQNETD; encoded by the exons ATGGTGAAGAG GTATGGAAAGATATTTTCTTGCAGCCTATTTGGCAAATGGGCAGTGGTGTCAGCAGATCCAAGCTTCAACCGCTTTGTAATGCAAAATGAAGGAAGATTATTCATTTCAAGCTACCCAAAATCTTTCAGAGATTTGGTTGGAAAAAATGGTGTGATCACAGTGCAAGGAGAGCAACAAAGGAAGCTACATGGAATTGCCTCCAATATGATGCGTCTGGAGAAGCTTAAGTTCCACTTCATGAATGATATCCAAAAGGTCATGCTCCAAACTTTGGGAAATTTTAGCAACAACCAAGTCATTCTTCTCCAAGATGTTTGTAGGAAA GTGGCTATACATTTAATGGTTAATCAACTCTTGGGGGTTTCAAGTGAGTCTCAAGTCAATGAAATGGCTCAGttgttttctgattttgttgaTGGTTGTTTATCCATTCCTATCAACATCCCTGGCTATGCATACCACACTGCTATGAAG GCAAGGGAGAATATCATAAGCAAGATAAACAAGATCATTGAGGAACACAGACAAAAGGGTGCTCCCATGGAAGGCAATGGTGTACTTGGAAGATTGCTAGAGGAAGAAAGCTTGCCAGATGATGCTGTTGCAGACTTCATTATCAATCTTCTCTTTGCAGGAAATGAAACAACAACCAAAACAATGCTCTTTGCAGTCTACTTCCTTACTCAATGTCCTAGAGCCATGAAGCAGTTGCTG GATGAACATGGTTCACTGAGGAGTGATTCTGGAGATGAATTGCTCACATGGCAGGACTATAAAGCAATGCCATTCACTCAATGT GTCATTGATGAAACACTGAGACTTGGGGGCATTGCAATTTGGTTAATGAGAGAAGCAAAAGAAGATGTTCAATACCAAG ATTTTGTTATTCCCAAAGGGTGCTTTGTGGTTCCATTTCTTTCAGCCGTCCATTTAGATGAGAAAGTATACAGTGGAGCTCTAGACTTCAATCCTTGGAGATGGATGGAACAAGAAAATGAG GAAAAGAGAAACTGGAGAAGTAGTTCATTCTACGCACCATTTGGAGGAGGTGCCAGATTCTGTCCAGGAGCAGAGCTTGCACGCCTTCAAAttgctctttttcttcattACTTTGTTACTACATACAG ATGGACACAGATGAAGGAAGATAGAATGTCCTTCTTTCCCTCTGCTCGTTTGGTGAATGGTTTTGAAATCTGTCTAACAAGAAGACAGAATGAGACAGATTAA
- the LOC114182459 gene encoding LOW QUALITY PROTEIN: uncharacterized protein LOC114182459 (The sequence of the model RefSeq protein was modified relative to this genomic sequence to represent the inferred CDS: inserted 1 base in 1 codon) → MAGREVREYTNLSDPKDKKWGKGKDRIDDEDITFQRMVAKMQEVAGERGGYLHGRGALDSDDLLYLKEQMEAEEDAERLLRRTEKRAFAAFKRAASLADSTPASVPLAFRVEPKPKSGIRQQDLLKKXVEIKPKRPRSDGNQSTPASQNAPVTTCKPDHDPSKEKQSLTGPKKVQEQSLSVSKKAEEHTPLGSHETEAKPMIENSGGGLLGLAYDSSDDE, encoded by the exons ATGGCAGGAAGAGAAGTTAGAGAATACACAAATCTCAGCGACCCCAAAG ATAAGAAATGGGGTAAGGGAAAAGATAGGATTGACGATGAGGATATTACTTTCCAACGAATGGTTGCAAAG ATGCAAGAGGTTGCTGGGGAGCGTGGAGGTTACCTTCATGGTCGAGGCG CCTTGGACAGTGATGATCTACTTTATCTAAAGGAGCAAATGGAAGCTGAGGAGGATGCAGAGCGCCTCCTTCGCCGAACTGAGAAAAGGGCATTTGCTGCATTTAAG AGAGCTGCAAGTTTAGCGGATTCGACACCTGCATCTGTACCATTGGCATTTCGCGTTGAGCCAAAGCCAAAGAGTGGTATTAG GCAACAAGATTTGCTGAAAA TTGTTGAGATTAAACCTAAGAGGCCAAGATCTGATGGCAACCAGTCAACCCCAGCTTCTCAAAATGCCCCTGTCACAACTTGTAAGCCTGATCATGATCCTTCAAAAGAGAAGCAATCTTTGACAGGACCAAAGAAAGTGCAGGAACAATCTTTATCTGTATCAAAGAAAGCTGAGGAGCATACTCCTTTGGGGTCACATGAAACCGAAGCTAAGCCTATGATTGAAAACTCTGGTGGGGGATTACTGGGCCTGGCATACGATAGTTCTGATGATGAATGA